Proteins from a single region of Punica granatum isolate Tunisia-2019 chromosome 8, ASM765513v2, whole genome shotgun sequence:
- the LOC116188017 gene encoding glycine-rich RNA-binding protein 3, mitochondrial-like, whose amino-acid sequence MAFFSKVGNILKQTASRQSTVEISASKPFIFQVIRCMSSSKLFVGGLSYGTDQQGLTEAFSKYGEVVEARVISDRETGRSRGFGFITYTSSEEASSAIQALDGQDLHGRRIRVNYATDRQPRFGGQGFGYGGNYGPPGGGYDGGNMGYGGGGFGAGGGGYNSPAGGDSYGSGGSSGGNYGGSSNYGAGAFESGSGGAYGSGVGNFGVSGGGGGSDSFPGVGDGANDGFGVGSGAGAGNDLGEAAPGGFSQDNSVEGNFRDDDEDGDFAKRA is encoded by the exons ATGGCTTTCTTCAGTAAAGTTGGTAATATACTTAAGCAGACTGCGAGCAGGCAGAGTACTGTGGAAATTTCTGCATCCAAACCATTCATCTTTCAAGTGATAAGATGCATGTCATCTTCCAAACTTTTTGTTGGAG GGCTCTCTTATGGCACAGATCAGCAGGGCTTGACAGAAGCTTTTTCCAAATATGGTGAAGTTGTTGAAG CAAGAGTTATCAGTGACCGTGAAACTGGTAGATCCAGGGGATTTGGGTTTATCACCTACACCTCCAGTGAGGAAGCCTCGAGTGCGATTCAAGCTTTGGATGGCCAG GACCTTCATGGTCGACGGATAAGGGTGAACTATGCCACTGATAGGCAACCAAGGTTTGGTGGACAAGGTTTTGGCTATGGTGGCAATTATGGCCCTCCTGGGGGAGGTTATGATGGTGGTAACATGGGTTATGGTGGAGGTGGCTTTGGTGCTGGTGGAGGAGGTTACAACAGCCCTGCTGGAGGAGACAGTTATGGCAGTGGTGGGAGTTCTGGCGGGAACTACGGTGGAAGCAGCAATTATGGAGCCGGAGCTTTTGAAAGCGGGAGTGGTGGAGCCTATGGTAGTGGTGTTGGGAACTTTGGCGTCTCCGGTGGAGGTGGTGGCAGTGACAGCTTTCCGGGTGTTGGAGATGGTGCAAATGATGGGTTTGGGGTTGGTAGTGGTGCTGGAGCAGGCAACGACTTGGGAGAGGCTGCTCCTGGAGGATTTTCACAGGACAATTCTGTGGAAGGGAATTTCCgggatgatgatgaggatggtGACTTTGCCAAAAGGGCCTAA
- the LOC116188016 gene encoding phosphoserine phosphatase, chloroplastic, with protein MEALISLRIRPIRTHWKQHRPPSLPAYTLKLTNNSQRNRVGMISSSKPFNSVSVSVQPMQTETSGRFDNTVPSKEALDVWKNADAVCFDVDSTVCVDEGIDELAEFCGAGKAVAEWTVRAMGGSVPFEEALAARLSLFCPSSFQVQDFLEKRPPRISPGIDELITKLKVNKTDVYLISGGFRQMINPVASILGIPRQNIFANQLLFGNSGEFLGFDTNEPTSRSGGKAAAVEQIRKARGYEKLVMIGDGATDLEARRPGGADLFICYAGVQLRDGVAAKADWLVFNFKDLINSLE; from the exons ATGGAAGCCTTGATTAGTTTACGGATCAGACCTATCCGAACTCACTGGAAGCAGCATCgtcccccttctcttcctgcATATACATTGAAATTGACAAATAACTCGCAAAGAAATCGGGTCGGGATGATTAGCAGCTCGAAGCCATTCAATTCAGTATCTGTCTCGGTACAGCCCATGCAGACTGAAACATCGGGTCGCTTTGATAACACAGTGCCATCCAAAG AGGCACTTGATGTATGGAAAAATGCCGATGCCGTATGCTTCGACGTCGATAGCACTGTCTGTGTCGATGAGGGCATTGATGAACTCGCGGAGTTTTGTGGGGCCGGAAAGGCTGTTGCGGAATGGACAGTTAG AGCAATGGGCGGTTCTGTCCCTTTCGAGGAAGCCCTGGCTGCAAGGTTATCATTGTTCTGTCCCTCCTCATTCCAGGTTCAAGATTTTCTCGAGAAGAGGCCACCGAG GATTTCTCCTGGGATTGATGAGTTGATCACAAAGTTGAAAGTGAATAAAACTGACGTGTATCTGATCTCTGGAGGATTTCGCCAAATGATCAAT CCTGTCGCATCAATCCTGGGGATTCCGCGTCAAAACATATTTGCCAATCAGCTGTTATTTGGAAATTCTGGGGAGTTTCTTGGATTCGACACCAATGAACCAACTTCTCGGAGTGGTGGTAAAGCTGCTGCAGTAGAGCAAATAAGAAAG GCGCGAGGATACGAGAAACTGGTCATGATTGGGGATGGTGCAACCGATCTGGAG GCTCGTCGCCCAGGAGGTGCAGACCTGTTCATTTGCTATGCCGGTGTCCAACTCCGAGATGGTGTTGCAGCGAAAGCCGATTGGCtggtttttaattttaaagattTGATAAATTCCTTAGAATGA
- the LOC116189115 gene encoding histone deacetylase 5 isoform X1, translating into MATEVASGRGNSKIGKRVGLVYDERMCKHRTPDEEPHPENPNRIRVIWNKLHSAGIAQRCVVFSAKEAEDKYILPVHGKDHVNLIRNVSSKQYDSRRKRIAARLNSIYLNEGSSEAAYLAAGSVIDVAERVAKGELSSAFAIVRPPGHHAERDEAMGFCLYNNVAIATNYILNERSELGVKKILIVDWDIHHGNGTQKMFWKDPRVLFFSVHRHEFGSFYPANDEGDYTMIGEGPGAGYNINVPWENGRCGDADYLAVWDHMLMPVAREFNPDMIMVSAGFDAAMGDPLGGCRVTPYGYSVMLKKLMDFAKGKVVLALEGGYNLASIANSALACMEVLLDDKVTPGSTEAYPFESTWRVIQAVRRKLKSFWPTLSEELPTKLMSQITPLPQIVISSDSEGEDEEVAQILLDRFPEVLQDIIQPLSALKVNDSDNVQTSSSWRSDFSKVDIWYASFGSNMWKPRFLCYIEGGQMEGMQKECSGSMDKSPPKEILWKTYAHQLFFGRESTKMWGPGGVAFIHPKSNHQDETYLCLYRITFEQFNDVLHQENITGSMDFPLLDLTGLSSVQEKGSITLEAVKSGCYRNVLYLGKVHGIPVLTMTCTLSDVEGFKSGKFPLRAPSREYTNTLVRGLVEGGLFSEEEAKAYIDEAASKSL; encoded by the exons ATGGCGACGGAAGTTGCGAGCGGCCGCGGGAACAGCAAAATTGGGAAGAGAGTCGGGTTGGTATACGATGAGAGGATGTGCAAGCACCGCACGCCTGACGAAGAACCTCACCCCGAGAACCCCAACCGCATCAGAGTCATATGGAACAAGCTCCACTCTGCCGGAATTGCTCAAAG GTGTGTGGTTTTCAGTGCCAAAGAAGCAGAAGATAAATATATCCTCCCGGTTCATGGCAAAGATCACGTTAATTTGATCAGGAACGTGAGTTCCAAACAGTACGACTCACGAAGGAAAAGGATCGCTGCGAGGTTGAATTCAATATACCTGAATGAAGGCTCATCGGAAGCCGCTTatcttgctgctggttccgtCATAGAC GTTGCTGAACGAGTTGCCAAAGGAGAATTGAGTTCTGCTTTTGCCATTGTTAGGCCTCCAGGGCATCATGCCGAACGAGATGAAGCAATGGGCTTTTGTCTCTACAACAATGTGGCTATAGCAACAAATTACATTCTAAATGAAAGA TCTGAACTTGGTgtcaagaaaattttaattgtcGATTGGGACATTCACCATGGTAATGGCACTCAGAAGATGTTCTGGAAAGACCCTCGTGTTCTGTTCTTCTCGGTCCATAG GCATGAATTTGGGAGTTTCTACCCTGCCAATGATGAGGGTGATTATACCATGATTGGAGAAGGCCCTGGTGCTGGATACAATATAAATGTCCCTTGGGAGAATGGTCGGTGTGGTGATGCCGACTATCTTGCTGTTTGGGACCATATGTTGATGCCCGTTGCTAGGGAGTTCAATCCTGATATGATTATGGTTTCTGCTGGATTTGATGCAG CTATGGGTGATCCACTAGGGGGCTGTCGAGTTACCCCTTATGGATACTCTGTGATGTTGAAAAAG cTGATGGATTTTGCCAAGGGGAAGGTTGTGCTAGCGTTGGAAGGGGGATACAATCTCGCATCAATTGCAAATTCAGCCCTTGCATGCATGGAAGTTCTGCTTGATGACAAAGTAACTCCAGGTTCCACAGAAGCCTATCCATTTGAGTCTACATGGCGAGTTATACAAGCG GTTCGCCGCAAGTTAAAATCTTTTTGGCCAACGCTCTCAGAGGAATTGCCAACAAAATTAATGAGTCAGATAACTCCTCTGCca CAGATTGTTATTTCTTCTGATTCGGAGGGTGAGGATGAAGAGGTTGCACAAATTTTATTGGACCGATTTCCGGAAGTTCTCCAGGATATTATACAACCCCTCTCAGCCCTGAAAGTTAATGACAGCGATAATG TGCAAACTTCTTCCTCATGGAGATCGGATTTTTCAAAAGTTGATATCTGGTATGCCTCCTTCGGATCAAATATGTGGAAACCAAGATTTCTCTGTTACATTGAAGGTGGACAG ATGGAAGGCATGCAAAAGGAATGCTCAGGTTCAATGGACAAAAGCCCTCCGAAAGAAATCCTGTGGAAGACCTATGCTCATCAACTGTTCTTTGGTCGCGAATCCACAAAAATGTGGGGCCCGGGAGGGGTTGCTTTCATTCATCCCAAATCCAATCATCAGGATGAAACCTACTTGTGCCTATATAGAATTAC GTTTGAGCAGTTCAATGATGTTTTGCACCAGGAAAATATCACTGGCTCCATGGATTTCCCTTTGTTAGATCTAACGGGTTTGAGCTCTGTCCAAGAGAAAGGATCCATCACTTTGGAAGCTGTCAAG AGCGGTTGTTACCGGAATGTCCTTTACTTGGGGAAGGTGCACGGTATTCCCGTGCTGACTATGAC CTGCACGCTCTCAGATGTTGAAGGCTTCAAGAGCGGGAAGTTCCCATTACGCGCACCGAGCAGAGAATACACCAACACGTTGGTGAGGGGCTTGGTTGAAGGCGGGCTCTTCTCGGAAGAGGAAGCCAAGGCTTACATAGATGAAGCTGCTTCGAAATCGTTATGA
- the LOC116189115 gene encoding histone deacetylase 5 isoform X2, translated as MATEVASGRGNSKIGKRVGLVYDERMCKHRTPDEEPHPENPNRIRVIWNKLHSAGIAQRCVVFSAKEAEDKYILPVHGKDHVNLIRNVSSKQYDSRRKRIAARLNSIYLNEGSSEAAYLAAGSVIDVAERVAKGELSSAFAIVRPPGHHAERDEAMGFCLYNNVAIATNYILNERSELGVKKILIVDWDIHHGNGTQKMFWKDPRVLFFSVHRHEFGSFYPANDEGDYTMIGEGPGAGYNINVPWENGRCGDADYLAVWDHMLMPVAREFNPDMIMVSAGFDAAMGDPLGGCRVTPYGYSVMLKKLMDFAKGKVVLALEGGYNLASIANSALACMEVLLDDKVTPGSTEAYPFESTWRVIQAVRRKLKSFWPTLSEELPTKLMSQITPLPIVISSDSEGEDEEVAQILLDRFPEVLQDIIQPLSALKVNDSDNVQTSSSWRSDFSKVDIWYASFGSNMWKPRFLCYIEGGQMEGMQKECSGSMDKSPPKEILWKTYAHQLFFGRESTKMWGPGGVAFIHPKSNHQDETYLCLYRITFEQFNDVLHQENITGSMDFPLLDLTGLSSVQEKGSITLEAVKSGCYRNVLYLGKVHGIPVLTMTCTLSDVEGFKSGKFPLRAPSREYTNTLVRGLVEGGLFSEEEAKAYIDEAASKSL; from the exons ATGGCGACGGAAGTTGCGAGCGGCCGCGGGAACAGCAAAATTGGGAAGAGAGTCGGGTTGGTATACGATGAGAGGATGTGCAAGCACCGCACGCCTGACGAAGAACCTCACCCCGAGAACCCCAACCGCATCAGAGTCATATGGAACAAGCTCCACTCTGCCGGAATTGCTCAAAG GTGTGTGGTTTTCAGTGCCAAAGAAGCAGAAGATAAATATATCCTCCCGGTTCATGGCAAAGATCACGTTAATTTGATCAGGAACGTGAGTTCCAAACAGTACGACTCACGAAGGAAAAGGATCGCTGCGAGGTTGAATTCAATATACCTGAATGAAGGCTCATCGGAAGCCGCTTatcttgctgctggttccgtCATAGAC GTTGCTGAACGAGTTGCCAAAGGAGAATTGAGTTCTGCTTTTGCCATTGTTAGGCCTCCAGGGCATCATGCCGAACGAGATGAAGCAATGGGCTTTTGTCTCTACAACAATGTGGCTATAGCAACAAATTACATTCTAAATGAAAGA TCTGAACTTGGTgtcaagaaaattttaattgtcGATTGGGACATTCACCATGGTAATGGCACTCAGAAGATGTTCTGGAAAGACCCTCGTGTTCTGTTCTTCTCGGTCCATAG GCATGAATTTGGGAGTTTCTACCCTGCCAATGATGAGGGTGATTATACCATGATTGGAGAAGGCCCTGGTGCTGGATACAATATAAATGTCCCTTGGGAGAATGGTCGGTGTGGTGATGCCGACTATCTTGCTGTTTGGGACCATATGTTGATGCCCGTTGCTAGGGAGTTCAATCCTGATATGATTATGGTTTCTGCTGGATTTGATGCAG CTATGGGTGATCCACTAGGGGGCTGTCGAGTTACCCCTTATGGATACTCTGTGATGTTGAAAAAG cTGATGGATTTTGCCAAGGGGAAGGTTGTGCTAGCGTTGGAAGGGGGATACAATCTCGCATCAATTGCAAATTCAGCCCTTGCATGCATGGAAGTTCTGCTTGATGACAAAGTAACTCCAGGTTCCACAGAAGCCTATCCATTTGAGTCTACATGGCGAGTTATACAAGCG GTTCGCCGCAAGTTAAAATCTTTTTGGCCAACGCTCTCAGAGGAATTGCCAACAAAATTAATGAGTCAGATAACTCCTCTGCca ATTGTTATTTCTTCTGATTCGGAGGGTGAGGATGAAGAGGTTGCACAAATTTTATTGGACCGATTTCCGGAAGTTCTCCAGGATATTATACAACCCCTCTCAGCCCTGAAAGTTAATGACAGCGATAATG TGCAAACTTCTTCCTCATGGAGATCGGATTTTTCAAAAGTTGATATCTGGTATGCCTCCTTCGGATCAAATATGTGGAAACCAAGATTTCTCTGTTACATTGAAGGTGGACAG ATGGAAGGCATGCAAAAGGAATGCTCAGGTTCAATGGACAAAAGCCCTCCGAAAGAAATCCTGTGGAAGACCTATGCTCATCAACTGTTCTTTGGTCGCGAATCCACAAAAATGTGGGGCCCGGGAGGGGTTGCTTTCATTCATCCCAAATCCAATCATCAGGATGAAACCTACTTGTGCCTATATAGAATTAC GTTTGAGCAGTTCAATGATGTTTTGCACCAGGAAAATATCACTGGCTCCATGGATTTCCCTTTGTTAGATCTAACGGGTTTGAGCTCTGTCCAAGAGAAAGGATCCATCACTTTGGAAGCTGTCAAG AGCGGTTGTTACCGGAATGTCCTTTACTTGGGGAAGGTGCACGGTATTCCCGTGCTGACTATGAC CTGCACGCTCTCAGATGTTGAAGGCTTCAAGAGCGGGAAGTTCCCATTACGCGCACCGAGCAGAGAATACACCAACACGTTGGTGAGGGGCTTGGTTGAAGGCGGGCTCTTCTCGGAAGAGGAAGCCAAGGCTTACATAGATGAAGCTGCTTCGAAATCGTTATGA